TACTTCTATatctaaatccaataaaactgTTTCTCCGAATTTGGAATTGACTATTTTTGCCTTCTTTATAGCCCTCAGAGTATTCAAAGGTAGatcttgtatttttgttattggttttctcTCTGTAATTAGAGATgttgcgttaattttttttaaatccatttgAAAAGAGAGAGAGCGCGTAacccacaagaaaaaaaaaatacttacattttttgttaaggcACAATTTTAACAGATACTAGTATTTGTTCTTCAGAGCTGGTTTCTCTTGCTGGCAGTGGAAGAGACCGACTCCAACACAATgcaacatcttatttatactcATGTCACTATCTCCATACGATTGtgatagaatgttctagaaaaaatattttatttgcggcaattttgtaattttgtaatttcctgTAAATGTGGTCCATATGGTTTCcgaatattctaataaattttcactgtTTCCTGTACATGTGGTCCATttggtttagaaatattcttatcaatttcctgcgttatcaaaaaatttcttattaataggtAAAAGTTATCTTAATATTGGCATTcgggaatttccaaaaaaatttttaataagagtttatttcaaaatatacaacatcattgataaaaagaaattatttttgttaataaaattctaAGATGATTTAAAAGGTCTCCATTTGGACATGGAATATCGAACACGTTCCAATTAAAGGGTCCGGCTGCAACAAGTTTTTTGGTaaactcattatatttgtagtatgtggtgtttttgaaaaagtacatgTGTCCGTCAATGTACTGGAATGCTCCTGTAACATCTGTGGGTAGTCCagggaaaatatcttttatttgtccTCTATTCCGAACAGTTTTCAAGTTCttgtcaaattcaatataattactgttattataaaatacatatattttcccatgattgctttgaaacattgtgtttatttgagaattcttaggtataattaaattattttcctcaagTATTTGTAGAGCGGGAAAATCTGCTACATAGTATTTACGGTCATTGACTGCtattaaattatctgaagaactttgaaaaatctgaattatgggacccacttcttcaggtaaataatcatcgagTATTTCTGGTTGCGAGGGAATAAGTTTCgagttcaaatcaattttccatagggaattttcattaataatatataaatggtaattttcaaattcaccagCCATGGCAATGAACATATACTCCGGTGTTATGAcgcataaatttttatccgaTACATTTGGTTGATGTGCAAGTGTCTTTGTAGTCGGTGGCAGCGCTGATGTGGGTTTGAAAGGATTATTTACATATGTATTGATTGGTCCATAAAGAGCTTCAAGGGCCATTTTATCATCCTCATCCAATTTAGGAGCAATGTTGAATTGATACCATGGATACATTATTGCTGTCTCAATATCACTGTGAGCAATTCCTAACATATgcccaatttcatgaattaataccATAAGTAGGCTAGTCTGATCTTCTGAACTTGATCCATCCAAACTTAAATCCCACTTCTCATCAGCATCAATATGAAGCTCTATACAACTGTTGCCTTTTGGGAAATAAGCATGTGCCAACACCTTTCCGGGACCATCAAATGTACTGGAACACTCACCTCTACCTTGGCAATTTGCTCGAAAATAGTGCTTTCCCCGTACAACTGTAATAGATATATCGGGAGCATAAGGccgtattttgtgtattaattcaaatttaaactttgaactgtTACTCCACACTTCAAAAGCCTTTTTGGTTACTTTAAGATATTCTGGAGTTGCCTGAGGGAAAtaccatttcaaatcaaattttgaccattttgatTTAACTCTAAAAGAATTATCATCGTCGGAAGCTGCTTCACTCACATTACATCTTGGTCTATTTAGAAgttgaattgtattttcatctaattctcCCGTTGCAGggatattatatctttcttgaaaactcaacaaataatcctcaagtttagtcaaatcattttcatttgcgtACCCGAACCGGTGTAAATACTTCATAGCATACTGTTGGTCGACAACGCATAGTACTGGACATAGTACTGCAGctaatataatgattaacatGATCTTCACTCTTCTGCTAtcctcaaaaaactaatttccaatcacattaataacggaatatataatttttaaaaaacccaaagacttttaaccgacctggtatatcagcgctcccgctgttatcatcgcaacgaatctgtctcgattacgtgcgtgataccttacattgacaaaaatctctttttatttatacgttatacttttatgttacaagattagcgaataataatggtatatatataaaatttttaaaacccaaagacttttaaccgacctggtatatcagcgctcccgctgttatcatcgcaacgaatatataactttacgcatgcgcaaaaaccaagtctctctctctctctcttgaacattgtctcgctgctctctctctaacacacggttttccctatttctgtaGTCAGACATACGTTGCTCATCTActtacatacaaaacatctccattcaattttcacaattcatctttttcgacaaattcttatatcctaccggccagaagacaaactaaacacgattctatatacactagcgccctctgccggtcagaccccaaacttaacacggttttataggcactagcgccccctgcctgccagacgccaaacttaacacggttttatagacactagcgccctcttccggccagacaccaaacttaacacggttttatagacactagcgccctcttccggccagacgacaaacttaacacggttttatagacactagcgccctctgccggtcagaccccaaacttaacacggttttatagacactatcaccctctgccggccagacgccaccAGATGATCAAGACATCGACATAATCCTAATACAGCAACCATTTCACGACATAAAGCCACCTCCTAACTACATAATGACGAGATACAATAAACATAGTAAAACATGCACAATCACAAAGGCTAAGTACAAACCGATGACGATAACCTCTATGACTGACGAGAATACCACAACCATCCAATTACAATTACAAGACATAACAATACACATCATCAATATATACGACGAACCAGGGGGCAATAGGAATAAAAGACTAGATAGACACATAAGGAAAATAGAGGAAATAACAAACCCCTTTATATTAGCAGGAGACTTCAATGCCAAAAACACTGGATGGGGAGGAGACACAAATGACGCCAGAGGAGAGGACATACTGGACTGGATAACTTCGAAAACCTACTTTATTAATAACACACACGACAGCCCACCGACATTTATCAGCAACAGAGGGAAAGTTGGGTAGACTTAACTATAACAAAGGAAGTAACCTTAA
This region of Diorhabda sublineata isolate icDioSubl1.1 unplaced genomic scaffold, icDioSubl1.1 Dsub_201, whole genome shotgun sequence genomic DNA includes:
- the LOC130452140 gene encoding matrix metalloproteinase-16-like encodes the protein MSSTMRCRPTVCYEVFTPVRATPEYLKVTKKAFEVWSNSSKFKFELIHKIRPYAPDISITVVRGKHYFRANCQGRGECSSTFDGPGKVLAHAYFPKGNSCIELHIDADEKWDLSLDGSSSEDQTSLLMVLIHEIGHMLGIAHSDIETAIMYPWYQFNIAPKLDEDDKMALEALYGPINTYVNNPFKPTSALPPTTKTLAHQPNVSDKNLCVITPEYMFIAMAERKPITKIQDLPLNTLRAIKKAKIVNSKFGETVLLDLDIEVVFLPQRVTSVYKPVIEEFEKEKYGIIFKGLVD